Genomic segment of Streptomyces sp. NBC_00654:
CAGCCGCCCCACAGCAGCTTGGCCACACTGGGTGCACCGGGGTCGTCGGTGGCGCCGAGGGTGCGCAGGGCGTTCCAGCGCATCGTCCGCAGCTCGGCCCACTGGCGTACCAGCCGCTCCCGCAGTACGGGGTCGGTGACGGCGCCGCTCTCCACGGCGGCGCGCACCACCCGGTCCAGCTCGGCGGCGAACCCGATCTGCTGGACCAGCGTGGACACCCCGCGCTCCAGGGCCAGCAGCCCCATGGCGACGGCCCAGCCGTTGCCCTCGCCGCCCACCACCTCCGCGGCGCGCGCCCCGTCGAAGAAGACCTCGTTGAACTCGCTGGTCCCCGACATCTGGCGGATCGGCCGCACCTCGATACGGCCCGGCTGGTCCATCTCGACCAGCAGGAACGACAGCCCCCGGTGGCGGGTGGACCCGGGCTCGGTGCGGGCCAGGACGAAGCACCAGTCGGCGTCCCGGGCCAGCGAGGTCCAGATCTTCTGCCCGGTGACGGCATGGCCGCCCGCCCCGTCCCGTACGGCGGCGGTCCGCACCCCGGCGAGGTCGGAACCGGCGTCCGGTTCGCTGTACCCCTGGCACCACAGCGTCTCGCCCAGGGCGATGCCGGGCAGGAAGCGCCGCCGCTGCTCCTCGGTGCCGTACGCGATCAGGGTCGGGGCGAGGAGGTTCTCGCCGATGTGGCCGACACGGGCCGGGGCTCCGGCCGCGGCGTACTCCTCGGCCCAGACGACCTGCTGGACCAGGCTCGCGCGGCGGTTGCCGTAGCCCGGCTCCGGGGTGTCCCAGCCGAGGCCGATCCAGCCGTCCCGGCCGAGCGCGCGTTCCCAGGCGCGGGGGCTGTCGGCCGGGAGACCCGCCTCCAGCCAGGCGCGGGCCCGCGTGCGGAACGCCTCGTCCTCGGGTCCGAAACCGAAGTCCATGCGTGCCTCCTGTTTCTGTACGGGGGTGGCCCGGGTGCGCCGGGTGGCCCGGGTGCGCCGGGCGGGCCGGCCGACGGGCGGGTCGGCCGGACCGGGTCTGCCGGACCGGGTCGGCCGGACCGGTCCGGCCCGGTCCGAGCGGGGTGACGGGCGGCCGGCCGGTGCGCGGGCAGTGGCGTGGTCAGCCGTTCGGGCGGGCGCCCGCCTTGGCCGCCGCCGCCATCTCCTCCAGCCGGGCCAGCATCGGCATCGGGTCCACCCCCACCGTCCCGGGCAGGAAGTCGGCGATCCTCTCGGGGGTCCAGGCGCCCTCCGCGTACCCCGCCCGCAGCTCCCTCGGCTGGGCCCAGACCGCGATCTTCGGTCCCGCGATCGTGTACACCTGGCCGGTGATCCTCTCCGCCCGCGCGCGTTCGCTCAGCAGGTACACGACGAGGGCCGCCACATCCTCCGGCTCACCGATCTCGGCCAGTTCCATCGGCACATTGGCGGACATCCGGGTGCGGGCCACCGGGGCGACCGCGTTCGCCGTGACGCCGTACTTGTGCAGACCGAGCGCCGCGCTGCGGACCAGCGAGATGATCCCGCCCTTGGCGGCGCTGTAGTTGGCCTGGGCCACGCTGCCCTGGTGGTTGCCGCTGGTGAAGCCGATCAGCGTGCCGCCGCCCTCCTGCTTGCGCATCACCGCCGACGCGGCGCGGAACACCGTGAAGGTGCCCTTGAGATGGGTGGCGAGGACCGGGTCCCACTCCTCCTCGGACATGTTGAAAAGCATCCGCTCACGCAGGATCCCGGCGACGCACACCACCCCGTCGATCCTCCCGAACCGTGCGAGGGCCGTATCCACGATCCGCCGGCCGCCCTCCATCGTGGAGATGTCGTCGGCGACCGCCACCGCCTCCCCGCCCGCCGCCTCGATCTCCTTGACGACGGCCCGCGCGACCTCGCTGCTGGGCTCGCCGCCCTCGATGGAGACGCCGTAGTCGTTGACGACGACCTTCGCGCCCTCGGCGGCGGCGGCGAGTGCGACCGCCCGCCCGATGCCCCGGCCGGCCCCGGTGACGGCCACCACCCTGCCTGCCAAGAAGTTCCCCATGCCCGGCCCCTTCCCGCGGTTTCTGACGGACCGTTAGATTTTACGGGTAGTCAGATACTCCGGCACAAGCCCCAGGAGGTCCCCATGTCCCTGCCGGCCGAGTTCCACGAGATCGCCGAGCGCGTCAGCAACTGGGGCCGCTGGGGCGCGGACGACGAGATCGGCACCCTGAACCTGATCACCGACGAGGTCGTACGGGAGGCCGCCGCCACCGTACGTACCGGCCGCCGCGTCGCCCTCGCGCTGCCGCTCCAGCAGGACGGCGTCCAGAGCGGGCTGATCCCGGGGCGGGTGAATCCGCTGCACACGATGGTCCAGATCAACCAGGAGCTCTTCGGCCCCGGCACCGTCGCCACCAGCGACGACGCCGTCACCATGGGGCTCCAGGCGGCCACCCACTGGGACGCGCTCACCCATGTCTCGCACGGCGGAAAGATCTACAACGGCCGCCCCGCCGCCTCCATCACCGCCCACGGCGGCGCGGAGTTCAGCTCGATCGCCGCCGTTCCGCACCTCGTCTCACGCGGGGTCCTGCTGGACGTGGCCCGCGCCCGGGGGGTCGACCGGCTGCCCGGCGGCCACGCCGTCACTCCCGAGGACCTGGACGCGGCGGAGGAGTTCGCGGGCCTGCGGGTCCGGGCCGGGGACATCGTGCTCGTACGGACCGGGCAGGTGCAGGTCTTCCTGGCGGGCGACAGACACGCCTACGGCTACCCGTCACCCGGCCTCTCGGTGCGGACGCCCGAGTGGTTCCACGCCCGCGATGTGGCCGCGGTCGCCAACGACACCCTGACGTTCGAGATCTTCCCGCCCGAGATCGAGGACCTGTGGCTGCCGGTGCACGCGCTCGACCTCGTCGAGATGGGCATGCTCCAGGGCCAGAACTGGAACCTCGAAAGCCTGTCCACAGCCTGTGCGGAGGAGCGGCGCCACGCCTTCCTGCTCTCGGCGATGCCGGAACCGTTCACCGGGGCCACCGGAACCCCGGTCGCCCCGGTGGCGATCCTGTAGCGGCCGATGCCGGTCGCGGGCGGCGCGCGAGGACGCGCTCCCCCGTTACGAGCGGTTCATGAAGACGCAGGAGGGCGCGCACGGCACCGCACCGTGCGCACCGCCGTGCGCACCGCCGTGAGCCATGCCGCCGGACGCGCCCCGGGGCCCGAAGTCCGCCCCGGGCGCGGCGCGGGGCCCCGACTGCTCCTGGATCACCGGGGGCCGCGCCGGTACGCACCGGTCGACCTCGCACCAGATCCGCTTTCCGGCGCCCTCGGGCTGCCAGCCCCAGCGGTCCGCGAGGCCGTCCACCAGTTCCAGGCCGCGGCCGTTGGTGTCGTCGCCCTCCGCGTGCCGCTGGAGCGGCGGGCGGTCACTGGCGTCGGCCACCTCGACCCGTACGGTCCCGGCCCCGCCCCCGGCCGAGCCGAACAGCATCCTCAGCACGGCCGGACAGCCGGTGTGGACGACCGCGTTGGTGACCAGCTCCGAGATGAGCAGGATGAGCGTCTCGGCGAGCGGTTCGTCGTCCCCTATCCCGGACCCGACCAGGCGCGAACGCGCCCATCTGCGGGCCCGCCCCACCTCCGCGGGATCCGGCCCGACCTCCAGCTGAACCTGAAGCACCTGCACCGCTCACACCATCCGAACCGGCGGACACATCGCCTCGCGCCTCCTCAGGGTCACGGAACGTGATTCCCTTGGGAGACAGCATGGTTGACGTACAGTCACCGCAACAAGCGCTTCGGGCATATTCCAGCGCGAAGGAGTACGCATGGTGCATACTGTGCGACGCACGTTGCGGGGAGTCGAACGAGAGCGCGCCGACGCCGCGGAATTCGCTTCCCGGGCAGGCCCGGCGCATCTCCCTGGACTGTGCGCGGGGCACCTCTTCCGGACGGGAGGCGCCGCACAGGCCGCACCCGGATCGTCCGGTTCCAGAACCACTCGCACCCGACGGAGCGTACCCGAGCCCGGCGCCGACTCCGGCCGGTGACGAACCGCGCGCAGGACACAACCGGGTATCGGAACGTCCCGGCTGCGCTGTGTCACGCCCGTTTCCGCCCGCCCGGCGACCCGCTACACGCGGGCGCCCGGGGCCCGGCCGGGCGGCTCCGCACGGCCCAGATCGCCCGCCAGGATCTCCTCCGCCTCCGCCGCGGTGAGCGAGCGGGCCGCCCGTACCCAGGCCCGTTTCAGGTGGAGGTGAACATCTGCTTCCCAGGTGAAGCCCATGCCGCCGTGTACCTGGAGGCAGTCCCGCGCGTTGCCGACGGCCGCCTCGTCGGCGAGCAGCTTGGCTCCCGCGATCTCCACCGCGTCCGCGGTCACGGCCGCCGCGTAGACGGCGACGCGAGCCGTCTCGACCCGGGTCAGCATCTGGGCGCAAAGATGTTTGACTGCTTGGAAGGAGCCGATCGGGGCACCGAACTGTTCGCGTTCACGGGCGTGTTGGACGGCCATTTCCAGGGTCCGGGCGGCGCTGCCGAGCTGTTCGGCGGCGGTCAGCACGGCTGCCTCTCCGCGCAGCCGTACCGCGTCGGCGGGCAGCGGATCCCCCCGGCCGGCGGGAGAGGCCACCCGGTGGAGCGGGGTGAGGGGGTCGAGCGACCGTACGGGGCGGGCCGCGCGCACCAGCGCGCGCAGCGGCTCCCCGGTCAGCACCCGGACGTCCTCCCCCCGCCCCAGGACGAGCAACGCGTCGGCGTCCGCGAGATCCGCCACCCTCCCACCGCCGCCGTCCCGGCCGACGCCCTCGCGGAAGCCGTCGTCGTACGCCACGGCCACCGCGGCCCGCCCTTCCGCGGCGCCCTTCACCGCACCGGCGGCGAGATGGGTGCCCACCAGGGGGCCGGGCAGCAGCACCCGCCCCGCCTCCTCGAAGAGCAGGACGGCCTCGGGGAGGCCGAGCCCCACCCCGCCCTCGTCCTCCGGCAGCCGCAGCGCGAAGAACCCGGCCGCGCCGAGCTCCCCCCACAGCTCCCGGCCGGCCCCCTCACCCCGGTCCAGGACCGCCCGCATCCGGTCCCTGCCGAAGCGGCCGGCGAGCAGTTCGCGCACGCCCGACCGCAAAGCCCGCTGATCCTCCGAGAGCTGGAAGTCCACAGTCCGCTCAGCGCCCCTTCGGCAGGCCGAGTATCCGCTCGGCGACGATGTTCCGCTGGATCTCCGAGGTGCCCGCGGCGATCGTGTACGAGAGGGAGGAGAGCCGGTCCAGGACCCACTCCCGGTCCAGATCGAGGCCGTCCGCGCCCAGCACCTCGGCGGCCGCCCCGTACAGCTCCTGACGGGCCCGCGAGTAGCGCAGCTTGAAGACGGAACCGCCGGTCCCGGGGACTCCGCCGCTGCGCTGCGCCTCGCTGACGTTCCACTGGGTGAGCCGCCACAGCGCCCGGAACTCCGCGTTCAGCCCGCCCAGCCTGCGGCGCAGCACCGGATCGTCCCAGCGGCCGTTCGCGCGTGCGGCGGCCGCCAGTTCGTCCAGGGTGCGGCGGCAGGCGACGACCTCGCCGACGAAGGCCGTACCGCGTTCGAAGGAGAGGGTGACCATGGTGACCCGCCAGCCGTCGTTCTCCGCGCCGACGCGGTGGGAGAGGGGCACCCGGACCTCGTCGAGGAACATCTCGGCGAACTCGGTGGATCCGGCGAGGGTGCGCAGCGGGCGGACGGTGACCCCGGGCGCGTCCATCGGCATGGCGAGCCAGCTGATGCCTCGATGTTTCGGCGCCGCCGGGTCCGTGCGTACGAGCAGTTCGCACCAGTCGGCGACCTCGGCGTGCGAGGTCCAGATCTTGCTGCCGCTCACCACGTAGTCGTCGCCGTCGCGGACCGCGCGGGTGCGCAGGGCGGCC
This window contains:
- a CDS encoding acyl-CoA dehydrogenase family protein, which gives rise to MDFGFGPEDEAFRTRARAWLEAGLPADSPRAWERALGRDGWIGLGWDTPEPGYGNRRASLVQQVVWAEEYAAAGAPARVGHIGENLLAPTLIAYGTEEQRRRFLPGIALGETLWCQGYSEPDAGSDLAGVRTAAVRDGAGGHAVTGQKIWTSLARDADWCFVLARTEPGSTRHRGLSFLLVEMDQPGRIEVRPIRQMSGTSEFNEVFFDGARAAEVVGGEGNGWAVAMGLLALERGVSTLVQQIGFAAELDRVVRAAVESGAVTDPVLRERLVRQWAELRTMRWNALRTLGATDDPGAPSVAKLLWGGWHQRLGELAVLIKGPAGAVGPAAWSEHHPYELDEAQRLFLFTRSDTIYGGSDEIQRNIIAERVLGLPREPR
- a CDS encoding SDR family oxidoreductase, whose translation is MGNFLAGRVVAVTGAGRGIGRAVALAAAAEGAKVVVNDYGVSIEGGEPSSEVARAVVKEIEAAGGEAVAVADDISTMEGGRRIVDTALARFGRIDGVVCVAGILRERMLFNMSEEEWDPVLATHLKGTFTVFRAASAVMRKQEGGGTLIGFTSGNHQGSVAQANYSAAKGGIISLVRSAALGLHKYGVTANAVAPVARTRMSANVPMELAEIGEPEDVAALVVYLLSERARAERITGQVYTIAGPKIAVWAQPRELRAGYAEGAWTPERIADFLPGTVGVDPMPMLARLEEMAAAAKAGARPNG
- a CDS encoding cyclase family protein is translated as MSLPAEFHEIAERVSNWGRWGADDEIGTLNLITDEVVREAAATVRTGRRVALALPLQQDGVQSGLIPGRVNPLHTMVQINQELFGPGTVATSDDAVTMGLQAATHWDALTHVSHGGKIYNGRPAASITAHGGAEFSSIAAVPHLVSRGVLLDVARARGVDRLPGGHAVTPEDLDAAEEFAGLRVRAGDIVLVRTGQVQVFLAGDRHAYGYPSPGLSVRTPEWFHARDVAAVANDTLTFEIFPPEIEDLWLPVHALDLVEMGMLQGQNWNLESLSTACAEERRHAFLLSAMPEPFTGATGTPVAPVAIL
- a CDS encoding ATP-binding protein, with protein sequence MQVLQVQLEVGPDPAEVGRARRWARSRLVGSGIGDDEPLAETLILLISELVTNAVVHTGCPAVLRMLFGSAGGGAGTVRVEVADASDRPPLQRHAEGDDTNGRGLELVDGLADRWGWQPEGAGKRIWCEVDRCVPARPPVIQEQSGPRAAPGADFGPRGASGGMAHGGAHGGAHGAVPCAPSCVFMNRS
- a CDS encoding acyl-CoA dehydrogenase family protein; its protein translation is MDFQLSEDQRALRSGVRELLAGRFGRDRMRAVLDRGEGAGRELWGELGAAGFFALRLPEDEGGVGLGLPEAVLLFEEAGRVLLPGPLVGTHLAAGAVKGAAEGRAAVAVAYDDGFREGVGRDGGGGRVADLADADALLVLGRGEDVRVLTGEPLRALVRAARPVRSLDPLTPLHRVASPAGRGDPLPADAVRLRGEAAVLTAAEQLGSAARTLEMAVQHAREREQFGAPIGSFQAVKHLCAQMLTRVETARVAVYAAAVTADAVEIAGAKLLADEAAVGNARDCLQVHGGMGFTWEADVHLHLKRAWVRAARSLTAAEAEEILAGDLGRAEPPGRAPGARV
- a CDS encoding acyl-CoA dehydrogenase, yielding MDLAYTEEEEEFRARLREWLASVLPGLPAKPSPDDWPARRAYDTHWQRTLYDAGYAGLHWPPDAGGRGATPTQHLIFLEETERAGAPYVGANFVGLLHAGPTIAAEGTAAQRARWLPPVLRGDEIWCQGFSEPDAGSDLAALRTRAVRDGDDYVVSGSKIWTSHAEVADWCELLVRTDPAAPKHRGISWLAMPMDAPGVTVRPLRTLAGSTEFAEMFLDEVRVPLSHRVGAENDGWRVTMVTLSFERGTAFVGEVVACRRTLDELAAAARANGRWDDPVLRRRLGGLNAEFRALWRLTQWNVSEAQRSGGVPGTGGSVFKLRYSRARQELYGAAAEVLGADGLDLDREWVLDRLSSLSYTIAAGTSEIQRNIVAERILGLPKGR